The following are from one region of the Salicibibacter kimchii genome:
- a CDS encoding OsmC family protein: MEFRIASEEAFKTEAPFGELLISGEDEHGFRPYQLLVSAIAGCSGSVLRKIMRKRRVEIGDIRIHADVTRNDDEPHDVKTVHLHYTIEAAGVKEELMEKMLEIAKKNCSIVQSVEPAITVTESFTLNA; the protein is encoded by the coding sequence ATGGAATTTCGGATCGCAAGTGAGGAAGCCTTCAAAACGGAAGCGCCGTTTGGGGAATTGCTGATTTCCGGGGAGGATGAACACGGATTTCGGCCTTATCAACTCCTCGTATCAGCAATCGCCGGTTGCAGCGGGAGCGTGCTTAGGAAAATCATGAGAAAACGCCGCGTGGAGATCGGGGATATTCGCATTCACGCGGACGTGACGAGAAACGATGATGAGCCTCATGACGTAAAAACGGTGCACCTTCATTACACGATAGAAGCAGCAGGCGTTAAAGAAGAACTCATGGAAAAAATGTTGGAAATCGCAAAGAAGAATTGCTCCATCGTACAATCGGTAGAACCGGCGATTACCGTGACTGAGTCGTTTACATTAAACGCGTAA
- the pdaA gene encoding delta-lactam-biosynthetic de-N-acetylase gives MGRGRRKKWGTLLLMSLLLFMLASHSTYGENAYDWNFKPAKNNQPPTTEPHYIELLDRYNGYFIGDTDSKNIYLTFDSGYENGCTDVILDVLKEKDVPAAFFVTGYYFDREVDLIKRMDEEGHIVGNHSWNHPSFPDLNDNEVVSELSRVEEAFKALTGKEMNYLRPPRGTFNERTMKIAKEEGYQHIFWSFAYVDWNPDSQKGKAYAYDRIMDRVHPGAVLLLHSVSKDNAAALGDVIDALESEGYQFQSLDHLSGRRILPLDQ, from the coding sequence ATGGGAAGAGGGCGAAGGAAAAAATGGGGGACGCTATTGCTCATGTCGCTCCTTTTATTCATGCTCGCCAGTCATTCAACTTATGGTGAAAACGCGTACGATTGGAATTTTAAACCGGCGAAAAACAATCAACCGCCTACGACAGAACCTCATTATATCGAGTTGCTCGATCGTTATAATGGGTATTTTATTGGCGATACGGATTCTAAAAATATATATCTTACGTTTGACAGCGGTTATGAAAATGGCTGCACAGACGTTATTTTGGATGTATTAAAAGAGAAGGATGTTCCGGCTGCCTTTTTTGTTACCGGCTATTACTTTGATCGCGAAGTGGATTTAATCAAAAGGATGGATGAGGAAGGGCATATTGTCGGCAATCATTCCTGGAATCACCCGAGTTTTCCTGATTTAAATGATAACGAAGTGGTTTCGGAGCTATCCAGGGTGGAGGAGGCATTTAAAGCATTGACGGGGAAGGAAATGAACTATTTACGCCCCCCCCGCGGTACATTTAATGAAAGAACGATGAAAATTGCAAAAGAAGAAGGGTACCAGCATATATTCTGGTCGTTTGCTTATGTCGATTGGAACCCTGATTCGCAAAAAGGCAAAGCCTATGCCTATGATAGGATTATGGACCGTGTTCATCCCGGAGCGGTACTTCTGCTCCATTCGGTATCGAAAGACAACGCAGCAGCACTTGGTGATGTCATTGACGCCCTGGAATCAGAAGGCTACCAATTTCAATCATTGGACCATCTAAGCGGTCGGCGAATTTTACCATTAGATCAATGA
- a CDS encoding YhcN/YlaJ family sporulation lipoprotein, translating to MKKITLALCTSIILSGLVACGNTDENNENAANPEGVSDGSINMDKVSHQTDERDDFTVDDRVKRDEDQGSRNKTDGRGTFWFNNPQDVTDKDTFTEEEREAEKERAQRYEQPDPVNDGTAESIEQAINAMDDVEESYVVVEGARVIVGIQTKGDDVDQVITDIEERLQDEIEDKELVVTDDKGSFEQMREMREGR from the coding sequence ATGAAAAAAATCACACTGGCACTATGTACCTCCATCATTTTATCCGGTTTAGTTGCATGTGGAAACACAGATGAAAATAATGAAAACGCCGCGAATCCGGAAGGGGTTTCGGATGGATCAATTAATATGGATAAAGTGAGTCATCAAACGGACGAGCGTGATGATTTTACCGTTGATGATCGAGTGAAAAGGGATGAAGATCAGGGATCACGTAACAAAACAGACGGTCGTGGCACATTTTGGTTTAATAATCCTCAAGATGTGACGGATAAGGATACGTTTACAGAGGAAGAACGGGAAGCTGAAAAGGAACGAGCCCAGCGGTATGAACAGCCGGATCCCGTAAACGATGGAACAGCGGAGAGCATTGAACAAGCGATTAACGCGATGGATGATGTCGAGGAAAGTTACGTCGTCGTCGAGGGTGCACGCGTGATTGTCGGTATTCAGACCAAGGGGGACGATGTTGATCAAGTAATCACGGATATCGAAGAACGACTACAGGACGAAATAGAAGATAAAGAGCTGGTCGTCACCGATGATAAGGGTAGCTTTGAACAAATGCGTGAAATGCGGGAAGGTCGATAA
- a CDS encoding GMC family oxidoreductase, with translation MVTELPRKEAAVIGVGWAGGIIAAELAKEGIEVIGLERGAERTIDDFIMQKDELKYAVRYDLMQDLSKETLTFRNDRDMRALPMRQLGSFLLGTDLGGAGVHWNGVCPRFFPYDFEIRSQTIDRYGEDKIPEDMPLQDWGISYDEMEEHFAHFDATIGTSGEDNEMTPWRSTEFPTPPMVETPAIRMFKEASSNLGLHPYQGPSANLSEAYTNPDGKTIQQCQYCSFCERFGCDYQAKSDPIITVIPTARETGNFELRTHANVRRVSYDGERTDGVYFIDTRTGEEFFQPADIVILTTYVMNNNRLLLQSEIGTPYDPDTQTGVIGKNYCYQIMASVQGFFEEQFNLYAGAGALSGQLEDYNADNFDHSELDFIHGGTISLSQTGIRPINTNPVPPGTKQWGSEFKEANAHYLFRTLSLGSQGASMPYVNNYLDLDPTYTDSLGDPLLRMTYNFTEQDRNLAAHQTERMREIMQEMGASDIVANPDIGDYNIRPYQTTHNTGGVIMGADPDTSAVNNYLQMWDCENLFVVGASAFPNNSGYNPTPTVGALSYRAVEGIKQYYENPGPLA, from the coding sequence ATGGTAACGGAGTTACCTAGAAAAGAAGCAGCCGTCATAGGTGTCGGCTGGGCCGGTGGGATTATTGCTGCTGAACTAGCGAAGGAAGGCATCGAGGTTATTGGATTGGAACGTGGCGCCGAACGTACCATTGATGATTTTATCATGCAAAAGGATGAACTGAAATATGCGGTTCGTTATGACCTGATGCAAGATTTATCGAAAGAAACATTAACATTCCGAAATGATCGCGATATGAGGGCATTACCGATGAGACAACTCGGCTCATTTTTGTTAGGCACAGATCTTGGTGGCGCCGGGGTCCATTGGAATGGGGTGTGCCCACGTTTCTTTCCATATGATTTTGAGATTCGTTCGCAGACCATCGATCGTTACGGTGAGGATAAAATTCCTGAAGATATGCCCCTCCAAGACTGGGGGATTAGCTATGACGAAATGGAAGAACACTTTGCCCATTTTGATGCAACGATCGGCACATCAGGTGAGGATAATGAAATGACGCCCTGGCGTTCAACGGAATTCCCAACTCCACCGATGGTCGAAACACCGGCGATTCGAATGTTTAAAGAAGCGTCAAGTAATTTGGGACTGCATCCTTATCAAGGCCCTTCTGCCAATTTATCGGAAGCGTATACGAACCCGGATGGCAAGACGATTCAACAATGCCAGTACTGCTCGTTTTGTGAACGTTTCGGGTGCGACTATCAAGCGAAATCCGACCCTATTATTACGGTCATTCCGACCGCAAGGGAAACCGGGAATTTTGAACTTCGCACGCATGCCAATGTACGAAGGGTTTCTTATGATGGTGAACGCACGGACGGGGTGTACTTCATTGATACACGAACCGGTGAAGAGTTTTTCCAACCGGCGGATATTGTTATTCTCACGACTTATGTGATGAACAACAACCGACTTTTATTACAATCGGAGATTGGAACCCCTTATGATCCGGATACCCAGACAGGTGTGATCGGAAAAAATTATTGCTATCAAATAATGGCATCCGTGCAAGGGTTCTTTGAAGAGCAATTTAATCTGTATGCTGGAGCAGGTGCTTTGTCAGGACAACTGGAAGATTACAACGCTGACAATTTTGATCATAGCGAACTCGATTTTATTCACGGTGGTACGATTTCACTTTCACAAACAGGGATTCGTCCGATTAATACCAATCCGGTCCCGCCGGGTACGAAACAATGGGGCAGTGAATTTAAAGAAGCAAATGCACATTACTTATTCCGGACGCTATCCCTTGGTTCTCAAGGAGCAAGCATGCCCTATGTGAATAATTATCTGGACTTGGATCCAACGTATACGGATAGCCTTGGAGACCCTTTATTACGGATGACTTATAATTTCACGGAGCAGGACCGCAATCTTGCCGCACATCAAACCGAGCGGATGCGAGAGATCATGCAAGAAATGGGCGCCAGCGACATTGTCGCTAATCCGGACATTGGTGATTATAACATCAGACCTTACCAGACGACTCATAATACCGGCGGTGTGATCATGGGAGCAGACCCGGATACGTCCGCAGTTAATAATTATTTACAAATGTGGGATTGCGAAAACCTCTTTGTTGTCGGAGCTTCCGCTTTTCCCAATAACAGCGGGTATAATCCAACACCAACGGTAGGCGCGTTGTCCTATCGAGCTGTAGAAGGCATAAAACAATATTATGAAAATCCGGGGCCATTGGCGTGA
- a CDS encoding YfkD family protein, with protein MRGFVVIASMLLLSTSIVLPESVDADEEDNDSFEKPDHVYDIARENTYSNTGREQPELEPSELTKDLQETTVETIDNPELVSLLNESTIKDSKIPFGSNASIYLGTWALNYDSEHTEVNWEYENINTNEQDNRGGDGVVSLQYKQQQNKEAKGELNSDVPQLEGVKNLMQMKASDKTSLPLSFSSTVGQGTEAGPNYQVEGKKLGVLQGYVPAVHEKGTVTYGEVYVVMKGNKRLLEVKNIEKQAVDGWIPVKDHVTLTYRNG; from the coding sequence ATGAGAGGTTTTGTAGTCATCGCGTCGATGTTGCTTTTAAGCACGTCGATCGTCTTGCCGGAAAGCGTGGATGCCGATGAAGAAGATAACGATTCATTTGAAAAACCGGATCATGTCTATGACATTGCCAGAGAGAACACATACAGCAATACGGGCCGCGAGCAGCCTGAATTAGAGCCTTCGGAATTAACGAAAGACTTGCAGGAGACCACGGTAGAAACGATCGATAACCCTGAACTTGTGTCTTTGTTAAATGAATCGACCATCAAGGATTCGAAAATCCCTTTTGGCTCTAATGCTTCCATTTATTTAGGGACATGGGCGTTAAATTACGATTCCGAGCATACGGAAGTGAACTGGGAATACGAGAATATTAATACAAACGAACAGGATAACCGTGGGGGCGATGGTGTTGTCTCACTGCAGTACAAGCAACAGCAAAACAAAGAAGCCAAAGGGGAACTGAACAGCGACGTTCCTCAACTTGAAGGCGTCAAAAACTTGATGCAAATGAAAGCCTCAGACAAAACGTCGCTCCCGCTTTCTTTTAGCTCAACGGTTGGGCAAGGGACGGAAGCCGGGCCGAACTACCAAGTGGAAGGCAAGAAACTCGGGGTTTTGCAAGGTTATGTACCTGCTGTCCATGAAAAAGGCACCGTGACCTATGGAGAAGTGTATGTTGTCATGAAAGGGAATAAGCGTTTACTCGAGGTAAAAAACATCGAAAAACAAGCGGTGGACGGTTGGATTCCGGTCAAAGACCATGTGACGTTAACGTACCGAAATGGGTAA
- the yfkAB gene encoding radical SAM/CxCxxxxC motif protein YfkAB, with the protein MTSKAKAPMSPTNDPWEAYEDYARLGTHTLTNVEFTTTTLCNMRCEHCAVGSMLSRRDPSDGLPVDSLLKRLDEVEHLRALSITGGEPMLSKKSVDQYVVPLLRYASARGVSTQINSNLTLPLSQYEAILPYIDVLHITHNYGSFEDFAAIGFAHMENPPHREKRQQFFERMIDNAKTLTGQGIMVSAETMLNKRTLPHLEAIHDQIVAMGCQRHEVHPMYPSDFASNITIATLPEIRNGIHRLLDHRDRETWMLFGTLPFYACNQDEEDLQLLNRLYESKNVTVRNDPDGRNRLNVDVFSGKISVTDFGDEPALGNIQNTPLTTAFANWKQSSLARSLHCHCPSVQCLGPNALVKNAYYQDVDFRSRTSHL; encoded by the coding sequence ATGACCAGTAAAGCAAAAGCACCAATGTCCCCGACCAACGATCCGTGGGAAGCCTATGAAGATTACGCTAGGCTTGGAACGCATACGCTCACAAACGTCGAATTCACAACGACCACCCTGTGCAATATGCGTTGTGAACATTGTGCCGTCGGTTCAATGTTAAGCCGTAGAGACCCTTCGGACGGACTACCTGTCGACTCGCTCCTGAAACGTCTGGATGAAGTCGAGCACCTCCGAGCCTTAAGTATCACGGGCGGAGAACCGATGCTTTCTAAAAAATCCGTGGACCAGTACGTCGTGCCGCTGCTTCGTTACGCTTCGGCTCGCGGCGTGAGCACCCAAATCAACTCGAATTTGACGTTGCCGTTAAGCCAATATGAAGCGATTCTTCCATACATCGACGTTCTACATATTACCCACAATTACGGAAGCTTTGAGGATTTTGCGGCCATCGGTTTCGCTCATATGGAAAACCCGCCCCATAGGGAAAAACGCCAGCAATTCTTTGAGCGAATGATCGACAATGCAAAAACGTTAACGGGACAAGGGATTATGGTGTCCGCGGAGACCATGCTGAATAAACGAACGTTGCCCCATCTTGAAGCGATCCACGACCAAATTGTCGCGATGGGGTGCCAACGACACGAAGTGCACCCGATGTATCCGAGTGATTTCGCCAGTAACATTACAATCGCGACGTTACCGGAAATCAGAAACGGCATTCACCGCTTGCTTGATCATCGTGATCGTGAAACGTGGATGCTTTTCGGGACATTGCCTTTTTACGCCTGTAATCAAGATGAGGAAGATCTTCAGTTGTTAAATCGACTATACGAGAGCAAGAATGTGACCGTAAGAAATGACCCTGATGGCCGCAATCGCTTAAATGTGGATGTATTTAGCGGCAAGATCAGTGTCACCGATTTTGGTGATGAACCTGCCCTCGGCAATATCCAAAACACACCGCTGACGACTGCGTTTGCCAACTGGAAACAATCTTCGCTGGCGCGTTCCCTTCACTGTCACTGCCCGTCTGTTCAATGCCTCGGACCGAACGCCCTCGTCAAAAACGCTTACTATCAAGACGTCGACTTCCGATCCAGAACGAGTCACCTTTAA